In Daphnia pulicaria isolate SC F1-1A chromosome 5, SC_F0-13Bv2, whole genome shotgun sequence, a single genomic region encodes these proteins:
- the LOC124340774 gene encoding uncharacterized protein LOC124340774 isoform X1 has translation MFLNPWYGQVGAGPATQDESTATTAAQAEAAPATLEVNQDAGVKDDSAPSAAVQETTTAPIPSAKPESDAKAEGSAMSSAPPSSSDQPKPFQNRLKCGWTAHMTQEGRLFYCNHINQTSSWLPPIDNWNGSIQAGASGGTSLPYGWEAATDREGKAYFINHLNKTTTYEDPRKDWGEEPPQPREVELSRHPELGFGFVAGSEKPVIVRFVTEGGPSVDKLLPGDQIWRINGEDVKNAPRDHVIQLVRSCKETVHLAVCQPPLDNSTRKSALLSAAKKAKLRNNPSRVRFAEGVVINGTTLPLSQSLSREDPCPPLMPNVMKVYLENGQTKSFKYDSATTVSDVLNSLQQKLGFKSMDNFSLCVEHVKSIRKNKLTLLDPAESLAWIAARPGAHNLRCMLRIAFLPKDAYDLLRKDTGGFEYLFMQCCNDVVQERFAPELKYDIALRIAALHMHQHALTNKMQGKLTVKNIEREYGLERFVPTSLVEAMKRKELRKLLSHFFKVNQQLTAPGQKQLTVLQAKLHYLKIIAELPSYGAKCFSTNFKSDSNVETVILVSPKFGVSQISGMRSSAPLTLCNVEDITSLNVRREDELTQYVEIRLKDPDKETLLLSLEERDAEEIILVLRGYHKLATDRVLPVHRERSRWTQDSAPPYHTRHTVLPSPWSFVDRTTAPPCGASEPEEKLVRYADLSVPPPYHPPPQGFQLPSNRYPSHGEPDEGAIGEREFDDPFDPTLTYDSPRDLRGVSLALSPQHGSNKVDSNMNKPLPNNNVESSSAAGPTATFKNRLPVLSSVSSREIPAARRVSTLETAVPSHKLGFDMPSVVSMEILESQQQQTEMLVQQLADCSEARNDAVIQRVSELKRLVEDAEQYLTGDRSSRVSDVETSSLLSDMSQLSKTESDQSGSGAGAGYGRLRHSDSLLLLTQGQKQLSLPDNSTILLDAADHASSSDTDSVSTTPNQTPTHSPSQRPKSAEGLKHGPSSRPPSMLKPSDSSFGLHSPDVIPSVSGHEDKDLEGLLRRLQDDLPLAEGSLIYLDPDIIDLTMIPPPITPEEDGLKMKFPATINEPPTPFADRDSLENELAAMKSTPSGAVRGRPTPSDLGELQDLTDLAQWSDVVSDSSCLNSSTERDFHDSEDTFSLSGVSTRSVSSLASSVRAGSTSSLAVQTLTESKRRWIADEKRKHLTANPELDKFLSTVAVPLPPSSGNKSSTQTGSGDFSSEDLSAYIIPPPPANASNTSNNGLVILQKLYAAREGIFQVMREETPVVVNSGPTQQQQHGGKHFDEKDRVMVEMKVRFEQREPNHGVSAKIGEMQRLLTSSNNSTSVTETVTVATSSSNVVSTKGTTPDLSPASSHSSGYGSLKSIADCSNNPPPELPARQPAGQFSPRKNGFVHFKMPALNPLNGALKAPGYGPSFRSAFIDDDDEEDEDIPPPPPPPRNPIPRMIIAAAAAANARLPAPGKIAETAVAPPPGLLTKSSSQGDLLGRVSSTTLSSGRMSDPHRLRMDEMGTHVTGVKGMSASTESISTVHKNGQSGSSSPSKLSMASSSDSIGSNASVATVKNSPGSIAAGTSSIVSAKETDNTPPLPPRNSPTRVIMPKLAVTPQTESTMKSAVANRVARPVVDSRPTPPVTNTSPTQRPPALPSRLRKPVPVTSPQKPSPPSMASNSNGPVNVRSPVTKAAAPPPPPIKSTPPSSPNHYAVPSVMKTANESPSKRSEYQTPVVARAPRSAVAPPPPSSSSRIGQPGAPLSTSSPKLGGRNNASIGNNVISLNIRVEGKGAPGQDLPSWTNNSPNHRKPGSGVAVPERDNGSLDSGSFEQDSLDGSTDFDLSTLICQSEQAVTRVISRLAVPLAAKAEQPHPQGDEDLGQIEAARERLINESRQFVTASKMFVKSVTDSPQTMAVCLSQCVVLIERMGVAVEDVSQREQNRDLPPKVRDVARAFLHTLKAAAEASGQGVSDPSMGRLMGKATALAGVLTILMRSLRP, from the exons TCACATCAATCAGACGTCGTCCTGGCTGCCCCCCATTGACAATTGGAATGGAAGCATCCAGGCCGGTGCCAGCGGAGGCACGTCGCTGCCCTACGGCTGGGAGGCGGCCACCGACCGAGAAGGCAAAGCCTACTTCATCAA CCACTTGAACAAAACGACGACCTACGAGGATCCGCGCAAGGATTGGGGCGAAGAGCCGCCGCAGCCGCGCGAAGTCGAACTCTCCCGCCATCCGGAACTGGGATTCGGTTTTGTGGCCGGCAGCGAAAAACCAGTCATTGTTAG GTTCGTGACGGAAGGCGGCCCGAGCGTGGACAAACTGCTGCCAGGCGATCAAATTTGGAGAATCAACGGGGAGGACGTCAAGAATGCTCCGCGCGATCACGTCATTCAATTGGTCCGCTCCTGTAAAGAGACGGTCCACCTCGCCGTGTGCCAGCCGCCGTTGGACAAC TCGACGCGCAAATCCGCTTTGCTCAGTGCGGCCAAGAAAGCCAAGCTGAGAAATAATCCATCTCGCGTCCGCTTTGCCGAAGGCGTCGTGATTAACGGCACCACATTGCCGTTG AGCCAATCGCTGAGCCGGGAAGATCCTTGCCCGCCGCTCATGCCCAACGTGATGAAAGTCTACCTGGAGAACGGGCAGACGAAATCGTTCAAGTACGACTCGGCCACCACCGTCTCCGACGTCCTCAACTCGCTACAGCAGAAACTCGGCTTCAAATCGATGGACAACTTTTCGCTGTGCGTCGAGCACGTCAAGAGCATCCGCAAAAACAAGTTGACGCTGCTCGATCCGGCCGAATCTCTCGCCTGG ATTGCGGCCAGGCCGGGCGCTCACAATCTCCGCTGCATGTTGCGAATAGCTTTCCTACCGAAAGACGCCTACGACTTGCTAAGGAAAGACACGGGAGGCTTCGAGTACCTCTTCATGCAA tgcTGCAATGACGTCGTTCAGGAGAGGTTCGCTCCCGAGCTCAAGTACGACATCGCCTTGCGAATTGCCGCCCTTCACATGCACCAGCATGCGCTTACCAACAAGATGCAGGGCAAGCTCACCGTGAAGAATATCGA GCGCGAATACGGGCTGGAACGGTTCGTGCCCACCTCGCTGGTCGAGGCGATGAAGCGCAAGGAGTTGCGCAAATTGCTCTCGCACTTTTTCAAAGTCAATCAACAACTGACGGCGCCCGGGCAGAAGCAGTTGACCGTCCTACAGGCCAAGCTCCACTACCTCAAAATCATTGCCGAACTGCCCAGCTACGGCGCGAAATGTTTTTCCACCAACTTCAAg tCGGATTCGAATGTTGAGACTGTGATATTGGTCAGCCCCAAATTCGGCGTTAGTCAAATATCCGGAATGCGGAGCAGTGCG CCTTTGACGCTGTGCAACGTTGAAGACATCACTTCATTGAACGTCCGACGCGAGGATGAACTGACGCAGTACGTTGAAATTCGCCTGAAAGATCCCGATAAGGAG ACATTGTTGCTAAGCCTTGAGGAACGTGACGCTGAAGAAATCATTCTAGTTTTGCGGGGCTATCACAAACTAGCCACTGATCGCGTCTTGCCCGTCCATCGAGAAAGGAGTCGCTGGACCCAGGATTCCG CTCCTCCGTATCACACTCGTCACACGGTCCTCCCTTCTCCGTGGAGCTTTGTGGATCGCACGACCGCTCCTCCCTGTGGCGCTTCCGAACCGGAAGAGAAATTGGTCCGCTACGCTGATCTCTCCGTTCCGCCGCCTTATCACCCACCGCCACAAGGTTTCCAG TTGCCCAGCAACCGCTATCCATCGCACGGCGAGCCCGACGAGGGAGCGATCGGTGAAAGGGAATTTGACGATCCATTCGATCCCACCTTGACCTACGACAGTCCGCGTGATCTCCGCGGAGTGTCGCTAGCTTTGAGTCCGCAGCACGGCAGCAACAAGGTGGACAGCAACATGAACAAGCCATTACCCAACAACAACGTCGAGTCGTCTTCGGCGGCCGGACCGACGGCCACATTCAAGAACCGGTTGCCCGTCTTGTCTTCGGTTTCGTCGAGGGAAATCCCAGCCGCCCGTCGCGTTTCCACCCTGGAGACGGCGGTGCCCAGTCACAAGCTCGGCTTTGACATGCCCAGCGTTGTGTCGATGGAGATCCTGGagtcgcagcagcagcaaactgAAATGCTGGTCCAGCAGTTGGCCGACTGCTCGGAGGCCCGCAACGACGCAGTCATCCAACGCGTCTCGGAACTCAAACGCCTGGTGGAAGACGCCGAGCAGTACCTGACGGGCGATCGCAGCAGTCGAGTCTCGGACGTGGAGACGTCCAGCCTCTTGTCGGACATGTCTCAATTGTCTAAAACCGAGTCGGACCAGTCGGGTAGCGGCGCAGGTGCTGGGTACGGTCGTCTCCGGCACAGCGACTCGCTTCTCCTTCTGACGCAGGGACAGAAACAACTTTCACTGCCGGACAATTCGACCATTTTGCTGGACGCTGCCGATCACGCGTCCAGCAGCGACACAGATTCGGTCAGCACGACCCCCAACCAGACGCCCACTCACAGTCCGTCTCAGCGACCCAAGTCGGCTGAAGGTCTGAAACATGGCCCGTCGTCCAGACCGCCTTCGATGCTGAAGCCCAGCGACTCGAGCTTTGGTCTCCACAGCCCGGACGTCATTCCTAGCGTGTCCGGCCACGAAGACAAAGATTTGGAGGGTTTACTTCGACGCCTGCAGGATGATCTTCCACTGGCCGAAGGATCGCTCATCTACCTCGATCCGGACATCATTGATTTGACCATGATTCCACCACCCATCACGCCCGAAGAGGACGgactcaaaatgaaatttccgGCCACCATCAACGAACCGCCGACTCCTTTCGCTGATCGAGATTCCCTGGAGAACGAGCTGGCCGCCATGAAATCGACGCCGTCCGGCGCCGTCCGTGGACGTCCAACGCCATCTGATCTTGGTGAATTGCAGGACTTGACGGACTTGGCCCAGTGGTCCGATGTAGTCTCGGATTCTTCGTGCCTAAACAGCAGCACGGAGAGGGACTTTCACGACTCGGAAGACACGTTTTCCCTGAGTGGGGTCAGCACCCGCTCCGTCAGTTCACTGGCCAGCTCAGTCCGTGCTGGCTCCACGTCCAGCTTAGCCGTCCAAACTTTGACGGAGAGTAAGAGGCGCTGGATAGCCGACGAGAAGCGTAAACATCTGACGGCCAACCCAGAACTGGACAAGTTTCTATCAACAGTAGCTGTCCCTTTACCGCCCAGCAGCGGCAACAAGTCGTCAACTCAGACCGGATCAGGCGATTTTAGCAGTGAAGATCTTTCGGCTTACATCATTCCACCTCCGCCGGCCAATGCCAGCAACACGTCCAACAACGGGCTGGTCATCCTGCAGAAACTCTACGCCGCCCGTGAAGGGATTTTCCAGGTGATGAGGGAGGAAACTCCGGTCGTCGTCAACAGCGGtccaacacaacaacaacaacacggcgGCAAACACTTTGACGAAAAGGACCGTGTCATGGTTGAAATGAAAGTTCGTTTCGAGCAGCGGGAGCCCAACCACGGGGTGTCGGCCAAAATTGGCGAGATGCAGCGCTTGCTGACTTCGTCCAATAACTCTACGTCCGTCACGGAGACGGTCACCGTTGCTACATCCAGTTCGAATGTCGTTTCCACCAAAGGTACCACACCGGACCTTAGTCCGGCATCCAGCCACTCTTCCGGCTATGGATCGCTCAAGTCGATTGCCGACTGTTCGAATAACCCACCTCCGGAATTGCCCGCTCGTCAGCCAGCTGGGCAGTTTAGTCCGCGCAAGAATGGATTTGTTCACTTCAAAATGCCCGCGCTTAACCCGTTGAACGGTGCTCTAAAAGCCCCCGGTTATGGACCCTCGTTCAGATCGGCTTTTatcgatgacgacgacgaggaagaCGAGGATattcctccaccaccaccgccgccaagGAATCCTATCCCGAGAATGATCattgccgccgctgctgccgccaATGCTCGACTTCCGGCACCTGGGAAAATCGCGGAAACTGCAGTGGCACCACCTCCAGGTCTCCTCACTAAATCCTCCTCTCAg GGTGATCTCTTGGGGCGTGTTTCGTCGACGACGCTCTCTTCCGGCCGGATGAGCGACCCTCATCGCTTAAGGATGGATGAAATGGGGACCCACGTTACTGGAGTCAAGGGCATGTCGGCCTCGACGGAAAGCATCTCAACAGTTCACAAGAATGGGCAAAGTGGCTCCTCATCGCCTTCCAAGCTGAGCATGGCATCCAGCAGCGACTCTATTGGATCCAACGCCAGTGTGGCCACGGTCAAAAACTCTCCGGGCAGCATCGCTGCAGGTACTTCCAGTATTGTGTCGGCAAAAGAAACAGACAACACGCCTCCATTACCTCCACGCAATAGCCCGACACGAGTGATCATGCCAAAGCTCGCCGTCACACCTCAGACT GAATCGACAATGAAAAGTGCGGTGGCTAATCGAGTAGCGCGCCCAGTGGTAGATTCAAGACCTACACCACCTGTCACTAATACGTCACCCACTCAAAGGCCTCCAGCGCTGCCGTCCCGGCTCCGCAAGCCTGTCCCGGTGACCAGCCCGCAGAAACCATCACCGCCGTCGATGGCGTCGAATAGCAACGGCCCGGTCAATGTCCGCAGTCCGGTGACTAAAGCGGCagctcctcctccaccaccgATCAAGTCAACACCTCCGTCGAGTCCCAATCACTACGCAGTGCCCAGCGTCATGAAAACGGCCAACGAAAGTCCGTCCAAACGGTCGGAATATCAGACCCCCGTCGTTGCCCGTGCCCCGCGGTCCGCAGTTGCACCTCCCCCGCCATCTAGTAGCAGCCGAATCGGGCAGCCGGGAGCCCCGCTTAGCACTAGCAGCCCCAAGCTCGGAGGCCGGAACAACGCCAGCATTGGCAACAACGTCATTAGTTTAAATATACGAGTGGAGGGGAAAGGTGCACCTGGTCAGGACTTGCCGTCGTGGACCAACAACAGTCCCAACCACCGCAAGCCCGGAAGTGGTGTCGCCGTGCCGGAGAGAGACAACGGCTCGCTGGATTCGGGCAGCTTCGAACAAGATTCGTTGGACGGCAGCACGGATTTCGATCTTTCGACTCTCATCTGTCAGTCGGAGCAGGCGGTCACACGAGTCATTTCGCGACTGGCCGTTCCGCTGGCAGCTAAAGCTGAGCAACCGCATCCGCAGGGCGACGAAGATTTGGGTCAAATCGAAGCGGCCCGGGAGAGATTGATTAACGAGTCGCGGCAATTTGTCACGGCCTCGAAAATGTTTGTGAAGAGCGTCACTGATTCCCCGCAGACGATGGCCGTCTGTCTCTCGCAATGCGTCGTGCTCATCGAGCGCATGGGCGTGGCCGTCGAGGACGTGTCTCAGCGGGAGCAGAACCGCGATTTGCCTCCGAAAGTCCGCGACGTGGCTCGAGCCTTCCTGCACACGCTCAAGGCGGCGGCGGAAGCGTCCGGACAGGGAGTCAGCGATCCGAGCATGGGCCGTCTGATGGGCAAGGCTACCGCCTTGGCCGGCGTTCTCACCATACTGATGCGATCCTTGCGACCGTGA